A genomic window from Peromyscus maniculatus bairdii isolate BWxNUB_F1_BW_parent chromosome 1, HU_Pman_BW_mat_3.1, whole genome shotgun sequence includes:
- the Lzts2 gene encoding leucine zipper putative tumor suppressor 2 isoform X1: MAIVHTLPVPLEPARETATAPQAPAMGSVSSLISGRPCPGGSAPPRHHGVPGPTFFRQQDGLLRGGYEAQEPLCPAVPPRKAVPGTSFTYINEDFRTESPPSPSSDVEDPREQRAHNAHLRGPPPKLIPVSGKLEKNMEKILIRPTAFKPVLPKPRGAPSLPGFLGPRAAGLSGSQGSLTQLFGGPASSSSSSSSSSAADKPLALSGWASGCPSGTLSDSGRNSLSSLPTYSTGGAEPTTSSPGGHLPSHGPGRGALPGPARGVPTGPSHSDSGRSSSSKSTGSLGGRVAGGLLGSGARASPGSSSGGDRSPPPPPPPPPSDEALLHCVLEGKLRDREAELQQLRDSMDESEVTVCQAFGARQRHWPREREDCAAQAQQATQRVQRAQQLLQLQVFQLQQEKRQLQDDFAQLLEEREQLERRCATFEREQRELGPRLEETKWEVCQKSGEISLLKQQLKESQAELVQKGSELVALRVALREARAALRVSEGRARGLQEAARARELELEACSQELQRYRQEAERLREKAGHLDAEAAGLREPPVPPVPPATTDPFLLAESDEVKVQRAAAGAGGSLRAQVERLRQELQREQQRGDEQRDSFEGERLAWQAEKEQVIRYQKQLQHNYIQMYRRNRQLEQELQQLSLELEARELADLGLAEPAPCICLEEITATEI; this comes from the exons ATGGCCATTGTACACACACTGCCAGTGCCACTGGAGCCCGCACGTGAGACAGCCACTGCCCCACAAGCTCCAGCCATGGGCAGCGTGAGCAGTCTTATCTCGGGCCGGCCCTGTCCCGGGGGATCTGCTCCTCCACGCCACCATGGTGTCCCTGGGCCCACCTTCTTCCGCCAGCAGGATGGGCTGCTACGGGGTGGCTACGAGGCACAGGAACCACTCTGCCCAGCTGTGCCACCCAGGAAGGCTGTCCCAGGCACCAGCTTTACCTATATCAATGAGGACTTCCGGACAGAGTCACCTCCCAGCCCCAGCAGTGACGTTGAAGACCCGAGAGAGCAGCGGGCACACAATGCCCACCTCCGTGGGCCCCCACCAAAGCTCATCCCTGTCTCTGGGAAGCTGGAGAAG AACATGGAGAAAATCCTGATCCGGCCAACAGCCTTCAAGCCAGTGCTACCCAAACCTCGGGGGGCACCATCCCTACCTGGCTTCCTGGGTCCTCGAGCTGCTGGGCTATCTGGGAGTCAGGGAAGCCTGACACAGCTGTTTGGGGGGCCCGCCTCCTCTTCCtcgtcttcttcctcctcctctgctgctgACAAACCCTTGGCACTGAGTGGCTGGGCCAGTGGCTGCCCATCGGGAACACTGTCAGACTCTGGCCGAAATTCTTTATCCAGCTTGCCCACCTACAGCACCGGAGGTGCTGAGCCGACCACCAGCTCTCCAGGTGGGCACCTGCCCTCCCACGGCCCTGGCCGAGGGGCACTGCCCGGTCCAGCCCGAGGGGTCCCTACTGGGCCCTCCCACTCGGACAGTGGCCGATCCTCCTCCAGCAAAAGCACAGGTTCCTTGGGGGGCCGTGTCGCTGGGGGCCTCTTGGGCAGTGGTGCCCGGGCCTCCCCGGGCAGCAGTTCGGGTGGAGACCGCTCTccgccccctccaccccctccgcCCCCCTCGGATGAGGCCTTGCTACACTGTGTCCTGGAAGGGAAGCTTCGAGACCGAGAGGCAGAGCTGCAGCAGCTTCGGGACAGTATGGATGAGAGCGAGGTTACCGTGTGTCAG GCGTTCGGAGCGCGGCAGAGGCACTGGCCACGAGAGCGGGAGGACTGCGCAGCGCAGGCGCAGCAGGCCACGCAGCGTGTCCAGCGGGCCCAacagctgctgcagctgcaggtGTTCCAGCTGCAGCAAGAGAAGCGCCAGTTGCAGGATGACTTCGCACAGCTGCTTGAGGAGCGAGAGCAGCTGGAGCGTCGCTGTGCTACCTTTGAGCGGGAGCAGCGGGAACTCGGGCCGCGGCTGGAGGAGACCAAATGGGAG GTGTGCCAGAAATCGGGTGAGATCTCTCTGCTGAAGCAGCAACTGAAGGAATCTCAGGCAGAGCTGGTACAGAAGGGCAGCGAGCTGGTGGCGCTGCGGGTGGCCCTTCGAGAGGCCCGGGCTGCCTTGCGGGTCAGCGAGGGCCGAGCCAGGGGCCTGCAGGAGGCAGCCCGAGCtcgggagctggagctggaggccTGCTCCCAGGAGCTACAGCGGTATCGCCAGGAGGCCGAGCGGCTCCGGGAGAAGGCTGGGCATTTGGATGCGGAGGCAGCAGGACTCCGGGAGCCTCCTGTGCCCCCTGTGCCCCCAGCCACCACCGACCCTTTCCTCCTGGCAGAGAGCGATGAGGTTAAGGTGCAGCGGGCAGCAGCGGGAGCAGGAGGGAGCCTGCGGGCTCAGGTGGAGCGGCTTCGCCAGGAGCTGCAGCGGGAACAGCAGCGGGGGGATGAGCAGCGGGACAGCTTTGAGGGGGAGCGGctggcctggcaggcagagaaggagCAGGTGATCCGCTACCAGAAGCAGCTGCAGCACAACTACATCCAGATGTACCGGCGTAAccggcagctggagcaggaactgCAGCAGCTCAGCCTGGAGCTGGAGGCCCGGGAACTCGCTGACCTGGGCCTGGCCGAACCAGCCCCCTGCATCTGTCTGGAGGAGATCACTGCCACCGAAATCTAG
- the Lzts2 gene encoding leucine zipper putative tumor suppressor 2 isoform X2, whose product MAIVHTLPVPLEPARETATAPQAPAMGSVSSLISGRPCPGGSAPPRHHGVPGPTFFRQQDGLLRGGYEAQEPLCPAVPPRKAVPGTSFTYINEDFRTESPPSPSSDVEDPREQRAHNAHLRGPPPKLIPVSGKLEKAFGARQRHWPREREDCAAQAQQATQRVQRAQQLLQLQVFQLQQEKRQLQDDFAQLLEEREQLERRCATFEREQRELGPRLEETKWEVCQKSGEISLLKQQLKESQAELVQKGSELVALRVALREARAALRVSEGRARGLQEAARARELELEACSQELQRYRQEAERLREKAGHLDAEAAGLREPPVPPVPPATTDPFLLAESDEVKVQRAAAGAGGSLRAQVERLRQELQREQQRGDEQRDSFEGERLAWQAEKEQVIRYQKQLQHNYIQMYRRNRQLEQELQQLSLELEARELADLGLAEPAPCICLEEITATEI is encoded by the exons ATGGCCATTGTACACACACTGCCAGTGCCACTGGAGCCCGCACGTGAGACAGCCACTGCCCCACAAGCTCCAGCCATGGGCAGCGTGAGCAGTCTTATCTCGGGCCGGCCCTGTCCCGGGGGATCTGCTCCTCCACGCCACCATGGTGTCCCTGGGCCCACCTTCTTCCGCCAGCAGGATGGGCTGCTACGGGGTGGCTACGAGGCACAGGAACCACTCTGCCCAGCTGTGCCACCCAGGAAGGCTGTCCCAGGCACCAGCTTTACCTATATCAATGAGGACTTCCGGACAGAGTCACCTCCCAGCCCCAGCAGTGACGTTGAAGACCCGAGAGAGCAGCGGGCACACAATGCCCACCTCCGTGGGCCCCCACCAAAGCTCATCCCTGTCTCTGGGAAGCTGGAGAAG GCGTTCGGAGCGCGGCAGAGGCACTGGCCACGAGAGCGGGAGGACTGCGCAGCGCAGGCGCAGCAGGCCACGCAGCGTGTCCAGCGGGCCCAacagctgctgcagctgcaggtGTTCCAGCTGCAGCAAGAGAAGCGCCAGTTGCAGGATGACTTCGCACAGCTGCTTGAGGAGCGAGAGCAGCTGGAGCGTCGCTGTGCTACCTTTGAGCGGGAGCAGCGGGAACTCGGGCCGCGGCTGGAGGAGACCAAATGGGAG GTGTGCCAGAAATCGGGTGAGATCTCTCTGCTGAAGCAGCAACTGAAGGAATCTCAGGCAGAGCTGGTACAGAAGGGCAGCGAGCTGGTGGCGCTGCGGGTGGCCCTTCGAGAGGCCCGGGCTGCCTTGCGGGTCAGCGAGGGCCGAGCCAGGGGCCTGCAGGAGGCAGCCCGAGCtcgggagctggagctggaggccTGCTCCCAGGAGCTACAGCGGTATCGCCAGGAGGCCGAGCGGCTCCGGGAGAAGGCTGGGCATTTGGATGCGGAGGCAGCAGGACTCCGGGAGCCTCCTGTGCCCCCTGTGCCCCCAGCCACCACCGACCCTTTCCTCCTGGCAGAGAGCGATGAGGTTAAGGTGCAGCGGGCAGCAGCGGGAGCAGGAGGGAGCCTGCGGGCTCAGGTGGAGCGGCTTCGCCAGGAGCTGCAGCGGGAACAGCAGCGGGGGGATGAGCAGCGGGACAGCTTTGAGGGGGAGCGGctggcctggcaggcagagaaggagCAGGTGATCCGCTACCAGAAGCAGCTGCAGCACAACTACATCCAGATGTACCGGCGTAAccggcagctggagcaggaactgCAGCAGCTCAGCCTGGAGCTGGAGGCCCGGGAACTCGCTGACCTGGGCCTGGCCGAACCAGCCCCCTGCATCTGTCTGGAGGAGATCACTGCCACCGAAATCTAG